In Candidatus Zixiibacteriota bacterium, a genomic segment contains:
- a CDS encoding TraR/DksA C4-type zinc finger protein, with protein sequence MKKADLKKYETLLLAKKKELLDEMGVIGTTMKESSGDLSSYSYHMADQGTDTMEREMQFMFASKSGRLVYHIDEALRRIQDGSYGTCQTCSKPISQARLEAVPHARLCIDCKSKEEEKKSGR encoded by the coding sequence ATGAAAAAGGCCGATTTGAAAAAGTACGAGACACTCCTTCTGGCCAAGAAGAAGGAGCTGCTCGATGAAATGGGTGTCATCGGCACCACCATGAAAGAGTCCTCCGGCGACCTGTCGTCTTACTCATATCACATGGCCGACCAGGGGACCGACACCATGGAGCGCGAAATGCAGTTTATGTTCGCTTCCAAATCCGGGCGGCTGGTGTACCATATTGATGAAGCACTGCGCCGTATCCAGGATGGTTCCTATGGCACCTGCCAGACCTGTAGCAAGCCGATAAGCCAGGCCCGTCTGGAAGCCGTGCCACACGCGCGCTTGTGCATCGACTGCAAGTCCAAGGAAGAGGAGAAGAAATCTGGCCGCTGA
- the lspA gene encoding signal peptidase II, which yields MAADSRNLRWPAVIVFLVVLLDQLTKLWAVSALTGQPSQPFLGRFFMFTLIYNEGGAMGTSFGSSTFYLIVSLVVTPILTYFIYTHREQPILALPMSFIVGGAIGNIIDRIRFGQVVDFIDIDIPDINLLWIQIDRWWTFNIADASISCSLAFLIVYLTFFKHKHSAPLSTDTPQSRPVDTH from the coding sequence CTGGCCGCTGACTCGCGCAATCTCCGCTGGCCGGCCGTCATTGTCTTTCTCGTCGTTCTTCTGGACCAGCTCACAAAACTCTGGGCGGTCTCCGCACTCACCGGCCAACCCTCGCAGCCCTTCCTCGGGCGCTTTTTCATGTTTACGCTCATCTACAACGAGGGGGGCGCCATGGGAACCAGCTTCGGGTCCTCGACTTTCTATCTCATCGTCTCGCTCGTGGTCACGCCGATTCTCACCTACTTCATATACACGCATCGCGAACAGCCGATTCTCGCCTTGCCAATGTCCTTTATCGTTGGGGGTGCGATCGGCAACATCATTGACCGAATCCGGTTCGGCCAAGTTGTCGATTTCATCGATATCGACATTCCGGATATCAACCTCCTCTGGATACAGATCGATCGATGGTGGACATTCAACATCGCTGATGCCTCGATAAGCTGTTCGCTCGCGTTTCTGATAGTCTATCTGACTTTCTTCAAACACAAACATTCCGCGCCGCTATCCACCGACACACCGCAGTCCCGACCCGTCGACACGCACTGA